In one window of Leptospira sp. GIMC2001 DNA:
- a CDS encoding TonB-dependent receptor plug domain-containing protein, which translates to MEKEIFFSGKLLKCSNHRIAILNFLRYSFSIVFLIVTINPIFSQNKNKPKDETLKEPISESKAKIEKEESDPDVQEPEPPADPWKNYDEGSGIVVTGSRGERRLKDSTVATEIISRKKIESTGARNAAEVLETQLGVNVSPFFGGSQIQMLGLDSKYVLFLVDGQRIAGRLNNTVDLTRYKVQNIERIEIVKGSSSALYGADAIGGVINIITREAEKPEHYEFRTTYGMGRKKNFGNQGELNTTADVGFKNEIVAANVLAGFNQAPGYDIQPENVSTTANSYRDNNVATNLTFNPDGNLRLKTGVFYLDRFQEGIEENTTGAVFDRKNDTKDFMAIGGLEYLYGSRNMVSFRGNYSVWENRFERDQRKSDELDAKELNKEISSQGTVQWDHEIHADHFMTLGVESFAEELESDRLENRFVYRTRHAGFLQDEWTILRGYPRVRLVPGVRFDQDSQFGGQATPKLAIRVDILDNLILRTSYGRGFRPPSFRELFLRFENPGVGYAVEGNPDLKAEKSSTVNADIEWSPSKSLTFFLSLFRNDISNLIQYDFGANPNSEFALFQLVNIDKAYTRGGELGARFKFLTYFALELGYNHTDTRDLASDRPLEGRPLHQATMNIIVKSNSPDAFEFSLRGKHIDRRPFYSSTNQFTGGSSTALIDQELDPFASQQVVYGRSFNLLSMRIAKNFFNDRASLFLGVENIFDRYEITYNPIRPRFFYGGFSAKF; encoded by the coding sequence ATGGAAAAAGAAATATTTTTCTCCGGCAAGCTTTTGAAATGCTCAAATCATAGAATTGCTATATTAAATTTTCTTAGATATTCCTTCAGTATTGTATTTCTAATAGTAACAATTAATCCAATTTTTTCTCAAAATAAAAATAAACCTAAAGATGAAACCTTAAAAGAACCAATATCAGAATCTAAAGCGAAGATAGAAAAAGAAGAATCCGATCCAGATGTACAAGAGCCAGAGCCCCCCGCTGATCCATGGAAAAATTACGATGAAGGTTCTGGAATTGTTGTAACTGGTTCTCGAGGTGAAAGAAGACTAAAGGATTCCACAGTCGCAACGGAAATAATATCTCGTAAAAAAATTGAGTCAACTGGTGCGAGAAACGCAGCGGAAGTTTTAGAAACCCAACTTGGTGTCAATGTAAGTCCATTTTTTGGAGGGTCGCAAATTCAGATGTTGGGACTTGATTCCAAGTATGTATTGTTCTTAGTGGATGGGCAGAGAATAGCAGGTAGGTTAAACAATACAGTTGACCTAACACGGTATAAAGTGCAGAATATCGAGCGCATAGAAATCGTAAAAGGATCTTCATCTGCTCTCTATGGAGCTGATGCAATCGGCGGAGTAATCAATATCATTACACGTGAAGCAGAGAAACCAGAACACTATGAATTTCGAACAACATATGGAATGGGACGGAAGAAAAATTTCGGCAATCAAGGTGAATTGAATACCACGGCTGATGTAGGATTCAAAAATGAAATAGTAGCCGCAAATGTGCTCGCTGGTTTCAATCAAGCGCCAGGCTACGATATTCAACCTGAAAATGTTTCAACAACCGCAAATAGCTATCGAGACAACAATGTTGCAACAAATCTAACATTCAATCCAGATGGAAATTTAAGATTGAAAACAGGAGTTTTCTATTTAGATCGATTTCAAGAAGGCATTGAAGAAAACACAACCGGTGCGGTTTTTGATAGAAAGAATGATACGAAGGATTTCATGGCTATCGGTGGACTTGAATATCTATATGGATCGAGGAACATGGTTTCGTTTCGGGGAAATTATTCCGTGTGGGAGAATCGGTTCGAAAGAGATCAGAGAAAATCAGACGAGCTGGACGCTAAAGAACTCAACAAAGAAATTTCCTCTCAAGGAACAGTTCAGTGGGATCATGAGATTCACGCCGACCATTTTATGACATTAGGTGTTGAATCCTTTGCTGAAGAATTGGAATCGGATCGATTGGAGAATCGGTTTGTTTATCGTACACGACATGCTGGATTTTTGCAAGATGAGTGGACAATTTTGCGAGGATATCCGCGTGTTCGATTGGTTCCAGGCGTTAGATTTGACCAAGATTCTCAGTTCGGTGGACAAGCCACGCCGAAGCTTGCGATTCGAGTTGATATACTTGATAATTTAATTCTTAGAACAAGCTATGGAAGAGGATTTCGTCCGCCATCTTTTCGTGAACTATTCCTAAGATTTGAAAACCCAGGAGTTGGTTATGCTGTAGAAGGGAATCCGGATCTCAAGGCAGAAAAATCATCAACAGTGAATGCGGACATAGAATGGTCTCCAAGTAAATCTCTTACATTTTTCTTAAGCTTGTTTCGCAATGATATTTCAAATCTTATTCAATATGATTTCGGAGCTAATCCCAATTCAGAGTTTGCCTTATTTCAATTAGTTAATATAGATAAAGCATATACTCGAGGTGGCGAGCTTGGAGCTCGATTCAAATTCTTAACCTATTTTGCTCTTGAACTCGGATACAATCATACCGACACACGCGATCTTGCTTCGGATCGTCCCTTAGAAGGTCGACCTTTGCATCAAGCAACAATGAATATTATTGTAAAATCTAATTCACCAGATGCTTTTGAATTTTCTCTTAGAGGAAAACATATTGATAGACGACCTTTTTATAGTAGTACGAATCAATTTACAGGCGGTAGTTCGACTGCCTTAATAGACCAGGAACTCGATCCTTTTGCAAGTCAGCAAGTTGTCTATGGTAGATCTTTTAATTTATTGAGCATGAGAATTGCTAAGAATTTCTTTAATGATCGAGCATCTTTATTCTTAGGAGTGGAAAATATCTTCGATCGATATGAGATTACTTACAATCCTATTCGACCTAGATTTTTTTATGGTGGATTTTCTGCAAAGTTTTAA
- a CDS encoding HmuY family protein, with translation MKRNSILLLLLFGINCARVSDPYDPIKDQQGEILFQLVNGVTSSSQNSLRPEVISNIEQSDGSIITLLRSTAADTWTNYSFQSRSLSNSNFDISFQRFKVRTNGGATNPSGKGGACRSNTTNFPGAGVTSTNLNCTEFVLDINGQAEVIGGGGASYVGSDVLTNFDTGWFIYDIPTLSPRMTVFVIRSFDGNRYYALQVIDYYSDAGTSGYPRIRWREINF, from the coding sequence ATGAAAAGGAATAGTATTTTACTTTTACTTTTGTTTGGAATAAATTGCGCAAGGGTAAGCGACCCTTATGATCCAATCAAAGACCAACAAGGAGAAATACTATTCCAACTTGTAAATGGTGTAACATCCAGTTCCCAAAATTCTTTGCGACCGGAAGTCATTTCCAATATTGAACAATCCGATGGCTCCATTATCACTCTTTTACGTTCTACTGCAGCTGATACTTGGACCAATTACTCGTTTCAATCACGTTCACTTTCCAATTCGAATTTTGATATTTCCTTCCAAAGATTCAAGGTTAGAACAAATGGTGGAGCAACTAATCCATCTGGCAAGGGTGGAGCCTGTCGATCCAATACTACCAATTTTCCAGGAGCTGGAGTAACTTCTACTAACCTAAATTGTACAGAATTTGTTTTGGATATCAATGGTCAAGCTGAGGTGATAGGTGGAGGTGGTGCATCTTATGTTGGTAGCGATGTACTAACCAATTTTGATACAGGTTGGTTTATATATGATATTCCTACACTAAGTCCAAGGATGACTGTGTTTGTCATTCGATCATTTGATGGGAATCGATACTATGCTCTGCAAGTGATCGATTACTATTCCGATGCTGGAACTTCTGGTTATCCGCGCATTCGATGGCGAGAAATAAATTTCTAG
- a CDS encoding CapA family protein, which yields MISNRIILSKILSSNLYSKAFCIFIIGFYSQCTIAKSDSGSNIFSSEKIANISMVAVGDIMVHDSQLKANYSIKNRKYNFHQSFELVSPYLQGNDFVFGNLETTLPGNPEHYSGYPQFGAPAELAYALKDAGFQILSTANNHSVDKGTLGIRNTLDVLDQLNIKHLGTYRTQKEYEQNRNLILDIEGFKIFFYNYTYGTNGLPIPDDTVVNLISEELISTDLAFAKSQKADAIIVAFHYGPEYVRIPAKDQTKWVDFAIREGADIILGGHPHVLQTYGVEKRTDRYGENRDRLILYSMGNFLSGQRHLHTDGGAIFRWNLLLKNDGNRTFLEYQNVHYIPTWVFPNLKSDHNRFVIIPVLDYMNENGKLLNLEYGIKTTSANKLNGKLNLDKKSEQDMKTFLFNTMELIGKPGLKSI from the coding sequence ATGATAAGTAATCGCATTATACTTTCTAAAATACTTTCTTCCAACCTTTATAGCAAGGCTTTTTGTATTTTCATAATTGGCTTTTATTCTCAGTGTACGATTGCAAAGTCTGACAGCGGATCAAATATATTCTCTTCTGAAAAAATTGCTAATATTTCAATGGTTGCAGTAGGCGATATCATGGTACATGATAGTCAACTAAAAGCAAATTATTCAATAAAGAATAGAAAATACAATTTTCACCAAAGCTTTGAACTAGTAAGTCCTTACCTCCAAGGAAATGATTTTGTTTTTGGAAACCTAGAAACTACTCTTCCTGGAAATCCAGAACATTATTCGGGTTATCCTCAATTCGGTGCTCCGGCAGAATTGGCCTATGCATTGAAGGATGCCGGATTTCAAATTCTCTCCACCGCTAACAACCATTCTGTTGATAAAGGTACTTTAGGCATTAGAAATACTTTAGATGTTCTCGATCAACTAAATATAAAACATTTAGGTACATATCGTACGCAAAAAGAATACGAACAGAATAGAAATCTCATCCTTGATATAGAGGGATTTAAAATATTTTTTTACAATTACACTTATGGAACGAATGGTCTTCCTATTCCAGATGATACTGTAGTTAATTTAATTAGCGAAGAATTGATTTCCACCGACCTTGCTTTCGCAAAATCTCAGAAAGCTGATGCTATTATAGTGGCTTTTCATTATGGTCCTGAATATGTGCGAATACCAGCAAAAGATCAAACAAAATGGGTGGATTTTGCTATCCGAGAAGGGGCAGACATAATACTAGGTGGGCATCCTCATGTATTACAAACTTATGGAGTAGAAAAAAGAACTGATCGATATGGCGAAAATAGGGATAGATTAATACTATATTCGATGGGCAATTTTCTGTCAGGACAACGTCATCTACATACAGATGGCGGTGCAATTTTTCGCTGGAATCTATTACTTAAAAATGATGGGAATAGAACATTTTTAGAATACCAAAATGTTCATTATATCCCGACTTGGGTCTTTCCAAATTTAAAATCTGATCACAATAGATTTGTGATTATTCCAGTGTTAGATTATATGAATGAAAATGGAAAACTTTTAAATTTGGAATACGGTATAAAAACCACTTCAGCGAATAAACTGAATGGGAAATTGAATTTAGATAAGAAATCAGAACAGGATATGAAAACTTTTCTTTTCAACACAATGGAATTAATCGGTAAACCAGGTTTAAAATCAATTTGA
- a CDS encoding adenylate/guanylate cyclase domain-containing protein — protein MDNSKDQIFESVFNNKKIISSITEFLNIFPWDNSDNSSEKPMDYLWTFTLAETPEILWPKLIDTSSFNKRLGLPEMRYQENNGKLYGESKNAGIQMEWEEVPWEWEYCKQMNNARIYSKGFARYVRTRYILYSHPTIENHSILLVYFGWIPRGLLGKIILFFGMQDLEKKYKSALFNLVQELRNNRLASNLQNTNIEKKHNPQSTNEIGKLVIKLPKLNRFGKLLIEQGYERALVNQLFDHILNSDDNDLYRIRVKELANQWSVPFRNLLEIFLLGCRESVFTLSWDVVCPHCRGVRTELQHLGDIPKDDSCDVCEIDFETNKVNSIEVSFHIHPSIRVVQKRFFCAAEPATKQHIYFQKHLNPIDNYSTKLHLETGTYRMRIGGDKKYSVLEVQNIPHESDNIKTEENLLWSPNSLPSELRIESNLNLQLKNPENHKTSFIIESRKEDQFSLRPADLFNFQNFRDLFAEETIANGLSLDIGIQTILFTDIVGSTKLYGKLGDAKAFSEVRKHFIEIYRIISENEGAVVKTIGDSVMASFQSPVQSVQASVAMQEYFEGSTQDNFLKIRITINSGPCLAVNFNSNIDYFGNTVNYSAKLQKFSNAGDIVFSESIFRDAEVRNFLRLRNFKLKKFTFTQEWDRTIQNQAYKLPLSTR, from the coding sequence ATGGACAATAGCAAAGATCAGATTTTCGAATCAGTATTCAATAATAAAAAGATAATCTCAAGCATCACAGAGTTTCTAAACATTTTTCCTTGGGACAATTCGGATAATTCTTCCGAAAAGCCTATGGACTATTTATGGACATTTACACTCGCAGAAACGCCGGAAATACTCTGGCCTAAGCTAATTGATACTTCATCTTTTAATAAGCGATTGGGTTTACCAGAAATGAGATACCAAGAAAACAATGGTAAACTTTACGGCGAATCCAAGAATGCTGGAATTCAGATGGAATGGGAAGAAGTTCCATGGGAATGGGAATATTGTAAGCAAATGAACAATGCGCGCATCTATTCGAAAGGTTTTGCTCGTTATGTAAGAACTAGATACATTTTGTACTCTCATCCAACAATAGAGAATCATAGTATTTTATTAGTATACTTTGGATGGATTCCAAGAGGATTATTGGGCAAAATTATTCTATTTTTTGGAATGCAAGATTTAGAAAAAAAGTATAAATCTGCTCTCTTCAATTTGGTTCAAGAACTTCGTAATAATCGGTTAGCAAGTAATTTGCAAAACACAAATATAGAGAAGAAACATAATCCTCAATCCACCAATGAGATTGGAAAATTGGTAATCAAGCTTCCCAAACTAAATCGATTTGGTAAATTATTAATTGAACAAGGATATGAGCGAGCTCTGGTTAATCAGTTGTTTGACCATATTTTAAATAGTGATGATAATGATTTATACCGGATTAGAGTTAAAGAACTTGCTAATCAATGGTCTGTTCCGTTTAGGAATTTGTTAGAAATTTTCTTGCTCGGATGTCGAGAAAGTGTTTTTACTCTTTCTTGGGATGTTGTTTGTCCACACTGTCGAGGTGTTCGGACTGAACTTCAGCATCTGGGTGATATTCCTAAAGATGACAGTTGTGATGTATGCGAGATAGATTTTGAAACCAATAAAGTTAATTCAATAGAAGTATCTTTTCATATTCATCCATCTATTAGAGTTGTTCAAAAAAGATTCTTTTGTGCTGCTGAACCAGCAACCAAGCAACATATTTATTTCCAAAAGCATCTAAATCCAATCGATAATTATTCGACGAAACTTCATTTAGAGACAGGAACCTATAGAATGAGAATAGGAGGAGATAAAAAGTATTCTGTTTTAGAAGTTCAGAATATACCTCATGAGTCAGATAATATTAAAACTGAAGAGAATCTTCTATGGTCTCCCAATTCTTTGCCATCAGAATTGAGGATCGAATCCAATTTAAATTTACAACTAAAGAATCCAGAAAATCATAAAACTAGCTTCATTATTGAGTCACGAAAGGAGGATCAGTTTTCTTTAAGACCTGCAGATCTTTTTAATTTTCAAAATTTTCGTGATTTGTTTGCAGAAGAAACGATTGCCAATGGACTATCATTGGATATTGGAATTCAAACAATACTCTTTACCGATATTGTTGGATCAACTAAGTTATATGGAAAATTAGGTGATGCCAAGGCCTTTTCAGAAGTACGAAAACACTTTATAGAAATTTACAGAATCATTAGCGAAAATGAAGGAGCTGTCGTGAAAACAATCGGTGATTCCGTGATGGCTTCGTTTCAGTCACCCGTGCAATCTGTTCAAGCATCGGTCGCAATGCAAGAATACTTTGAAGGTTCCACGCAAGATAATTTTCTGAAAATACGGATTACTATAAATTCTGGTCCATGTTTGGCGGTAAACTTCAATAGCAACATTGATTATTTTGGAAATACAGTAAACTATTCAGCAAAACTACAGAAATTTTCGAATGCAGGAGACATAGTTTTTTCAGAATCTATTTTTCGGGATGCAGAAGTTCGAAATTTTTTAAGATTGAGAAATTTTAAACTCAAAAAATTTACCTTCACTCAAGAATGGGATAGAACCATTCAAAATCAAGCTTACAAATTACCACTTAGCACGCGTTGA
- a CDS encoding alkaline phosphatase family protein has product MRLLIILITISLSVFGCKDYSWEESYKLAASRSIVPEVDLVLVPEPFSNLDDEWIDVEKETVYKKEKLSKLLRTYGIGWSDFITIYKDKIKDRGNDIIFSGKGTTHATNYNYDANIPILFYGDKYVNNGIYQDTIYQQHIVPTVAELLESPVPNSVKLKSLSKILKKNSKPEIIVTIVIDQGGIQLYRAHNDSYPNIKKLMHNSAYFPNAMVGHIDAHTAVGHVAIGTGAFPNEHEIIANDRIYYKSINSNLTSVAEPIYQLPNGNISPSDMKSPTFADVWDQFNDNIPVIVSQCYAVRAAIGMAGHGSDYLYSPSFGYESKTSIVADKDFVYWLTKPTLSWTTHPGLYQLPDIANNFALYPFHSSRNPEGWDGFVPNSLDKMVKEFHRSVGNPTQSMLEGELIRSVIQKEIIDSGKSKDGYTDLVYVTFKATDATGHTHGWESEEAREVLEETDRQVGLIIQMLRNHYQEDFMLILTADHGAAPLIEFSGGRHMTYDRLLSEIQSLIPIESRNSNSLVNFYTSGQISLNKETMKIFGITEYDVIKRIKSIEIDKKLFFREVYSANELRKLDKNENK; this is encoded by the coding sequence ATGCGATTACTTATCATTTTAATTACAATTTCTTTATCAGTTTTCGGATGCAAGGACTATTCCTGGGAGGAATCCTACAAGCTTGCAGCGAGTCGGTCTATTGTTCCGGAAGTTGATCTCGTATTGGTTCCAGAACCTTTCTCCAATCTTGATGACGAGTGGATTGATGTAGAAAAGGAAACAGTTTATAAGAAAGAAAAATTGAGTAAATTACTCAGAACATACGGTATTGGTTGGAGTGATTTTATAACAATTTACAAAGATAAAATAAAAGATCGTGGGAATGATATTATATTTTCTGGTAAAGGAACAACTCATGCAACTAACTACAATTATGATGCAAATATACCTATATTATTCTATGGTGATAAATATGTGAATAATGGAATTTATCAAGATACAATTTATCAACAGCATATAGTGCCTACAGTTGCAGAACTATTGGAATCTCCTGTTCCGAATTCAGTAAAATTGAAATCCTTATCCAAGATTCTAAAAAAGAATTCTAAACCAGAAATAATCGTTACTATAGTTATTGACCAAGGAGGAATTCAGTTATATCGAGCTCATAATGATTCTTATCCTAATATTAAGAAATTGATGCATAATTCTGCTTACTTTCCTAATGCAATGGTTGGACATATAGATGCACATACTGCAGTTGGCCATGTTGCAATAGGAACAGGAGCATTTCCAAACGAACATGAAATAATTGCAAATGATCGAATATATTATAAGTCTATAAATTCAAATCTTACGAGTGTCGCTGAACCAATCTATCAACTACCGAATGGAAATATTTCTCCTTCAGATATGAAGAGTCCAACTTTTGCTGATGTCTGGGATCAATTCAATGATAATATTCCAGTTATAGTTAGTCAATGTTATGCGGTTAGAGCTGCTATCGGAATGGCTGGTCATGGATCGGATTATCTATATTCTCCATCATTTGGGTATGAATCCAAGACTTCAATTGTTGCTGACAAGGATTTTGTTTATTGGTTAACTAAGCCAACTCTTAGTTGGACAACTCATCCGGGTCTGTATCAACTACCTGATATTGCAAATAATTTTGCTCTCTATCCATTCCATAGTTCTAGAAATCCTGAAGGATGGGATGGTTTTGTTCCAAATTCATTAGACAAAATGGTAAAAGAATTCCATAGATCAGTTGGTAATCCAACGCAGAGCATGCTTGAAGGAGAATTGATTCGTTCTGTTATTCAGAAAGAAATTATTGATTCGGGTAAAAGTAAAGACGGATACACAGATCTTGTATACGTAACCTTTAAAGCTACAGATGCAACTGGTCATACTCATGGATGGGAAAGTGAAGAAGCTCGCGAAGTGCTCGAAGAAACTGATAGGCAAGTTGGTTTAATTATTCAAATGTTGCGCAATCACTATCAAGAAGACTTTATGTTAATACTGACTGCTGATCACGGAGCAGCTCCGCTCATTGAGTTCTCAGGAGGAAGACATATGACCTATGATAGATTGTTATCTGAAATCCAATCTCTAATTCCAATAGAATCGAGGAATTCAAATAGTCTTGTTAATTTTTACACATCTGGACAGATTTCTTTAAATAAGGAAACGATGAAAATTTTCGGTATTACAGAATATGATGTTATTAAGAGAATAAAGTCCATTGAAATTGATAAGAAATTGTTTTTTAGAGAAGTCTATTCAGCAAACGAATTGAGAAAATTAGATAAGAATGAAAATAAATAA